The Helianthus annuus cultivar XRQ/B chromosome 16, HanXRQr2.0-SUNRISE, whole genome shotgun sequence genome includes a window with the following:
- the LOC110915764 gene encoding probable protein phosphatase 2C 9, with translation MGNLCSNSGSKHAGEKSSNGSGKGQGQHGSVKYGFTLVKGKANHPMEDYHVSKFIPHQGRELGLFAIYDGHLGHSVPAYLQKHLFPNILKEREFWTDPNRSISKAYERTDQAILSHNPDLGRGGSTAVTAILINGRKLWVANVGDSRAVLSKSGRAIQMSIDHEPGKERSSIENKGGFVSNMPGDVARVNGQLAVSRAFGDKNLKIHLRSDPDIRSTNIDANTEILILASDGVWKVMTNQEAVNIAIKIRDPHKAAKQLASEALNRESKDDISCIVVRFK, from the exons ATGGGGAATTTATGTTCCAATTCTGGTTCCAAG CATGCAGGAGAGAAGTCATCGAATGGCTCGGGCAAGGGACAAGGCCAACACGGGTCGGTGAAATACGGTTTCACCCTAGTTAAAGGGAAGGCTAATCATCCAATGGAAGACTACCATGTTTCCAAATTCATCCCTCATCAAGGACGTGAGCTCGGCCTCTTTGCTATTTACGATGGGCATCTAGGGCATAGCGTGCCTGCATATCTTCAGAAACATTTATTCCCCAATATCCTAAAGGAG AGAGAGTTTTGGACAGATCCAAACAGGTCAATTTCGAAAGCCTATGAAAGAACCGACCAAGCAATTCTTTCTCACAATCCCGACCTGGGAAGAGGTGGGTCCACTGCGGTTACTGCTATCCTTATCAACGGTCGAAAGTTATGGGTAGCAAATGTCGGAGATTCTCGGGCAGTTCTTTCAAAGAGCGGGCGGGCAATTCAGATGAGTATCGATCATGAGCCCGGTAAAGAGAGGAGCAGTATTGAAAATAAAGGCGGCTTCGTCTCGAACATGCCAG GAGACGTAGCACGAGTGAACGGACAACTAGCTGTTTCACGCGCTTTCGGGGACAAGAATCTCAAGATTCATTTACGATCCGACCCGGATATAAGAAGCACAAATATCGATGCAAATACCGAAATTCTCATTCTCGCAAGTGACGGTGTGTGGAAG GTCATGACTAACCAAGAGGCGGTGAACATAGCGATAAAGATCCGGGACCCACATAAGGCGGCGAAGCAACTAGCATCTGAAGCACTGAATCGAGAAAGTAAAGATGATATCTCATGCATTGTTGTGCGTTTTAAGTGA
- the LOC110919566 gene encoding uncharacterized protein LOC110919566 codes for MIEETHLDPDSLHGGPSPMLNFTLAQPSITLGVSQNGIIPPVQPINVEEDELTRPYKPVDATFKSKFTRRIAEASIKEKPKMPQTVGKYDGLGDPDDHLNLFKSAGEVACWPMPLWCKMFVQTLVGAARVWWDSLPTGEIDSFEDLESKFILQFSQQHRHTKDRNELLHIRRRDNQTVENFIVRFNKESLAIPGVTNDLACGAFLQGVNDDEFLRTLHGRDGVPPTIDEVLRIAKVYVIQEKAVAASHAANRKKEALKNQEDREQPGSKGRGRGDRYQRNDKTDLRYDRHRNTYSRNESSKPRSDYPNLSKTPAEILASENLKFNPSKPLKDNPNKDTSKYCEYHKGSDHDTNDCFQLKRQIEYFVKEGKLAHLVRDIKQGPPVVKEENDKAAGKRPRELNMVHADKGKGAKRSFSALEPWMSATMTIEPRGEDLHLTTDTLIISAAVGDYRMRQILVDTGSSEDIIYEHCFNRMQPEDRKLLESVHAPIKGFTGEKVDPIS; via the coding sequence ATGATAGAGGAAACACATCTAGACCCAGATTCTCTTCACGGGGGTCCCAGTCCCATGCTAAACTTTACTTTGGCTCAACCCTCGATCACTCTGGGTGTAAGCCAGAACGGAATCATTCCTCCAGTACAACCTATCAATGTAGAAGAAGACGAACTCACCAGACCTTACAAGCCGGTGGATGCGACTTTCAAGTCCAAGTTCACCAGAAGAATAGCAGAAGCCTCTATTAAGGAGAAACCCAAGATGCCTCAAACTGTAGGCAAATATGATGGTCTAGGTGACCCTGATGACCATCTTAACCTATTCAAAAGTGCCGGGGAGGTAGCCTGTTGGCCCATGCCCCTATGGTGCAAAATGTTTGTACAAACACTGGTAGGCGCGGCACGGGTCTGGTGGGACAGTCTGCCCACTGGCGAAATAGACAGTTTTGAAGATCTAGAATCCAAATTCATCCTGCAGTTCAGCCAGCAGCACAGGCACACGAAGGATAGGAACGAACTCCTCCACATCCGTCGGCGAGACAATCAAACGGTGGAAAATTTTATTGTTAGATTCAACAAAGAAAGCCTGGCAATCCCGGGCGTGACAAACGACCTAGCATGTGGAGCCTTCCTACAAGGAGTAAACGACGACGAGTTTTTGAGAACACTTCATGGAAGGGACGGCGTACCGCCAACCATCGATGAAGTACTTCGGATAGCTAAAGTGTATGTCATACAAGAAAAGGCAGTAGCCGCCAGTCATGCAGCCAATAGGAAAAAGGAGGCCCTGAAAAACCAAGAAGACAGGGAGCAGCCAGGATCTAAAGGTAGGGGTAGAGGAGATCGATACCAAAGGAATGACAAGACGGACTTGCGATATGATAGACACCGAAACACCTATTCAAGGAATGAGTCTTCGAAACCTCGATCTGACTACCCTAACCTGAGCAAGACACCGGCAGAGATCTTAGCTTCGGAGAATCTCAAGTTCAATCCTTCAAAGCCTCTGAAAGATAACCCCAACAAAGACACAAGTAAATACTGTGAATACCACAAAGGGAGCGACCACGATACAAACGACTGCTTTCAGCTAAAAAGGCAGATCGAATATTTTGTGAAAGAGGGTAAATTGGCACACCTAGTAAGGGATATCAAGCAGGGCCCGCCCGTCGTCAAGGAAGAGAACGATAAGGCGGCTGGTAAGAGACCGCGAGAATTGAATATGGTACACGCGGACAAGGGAAAAGGGGCAAAACGAAGTTTCTCCGCGCTCGAACCCTGGATGTCAGCAACCATGACCATCGAACCTCGTGGGGAAGATTTACACCTCACGACTGACACCCTGATTATATCCGCTGCAGTCGGAGATTACCGCATGAGGCAAATCCTGGTCGACACCGGGAGCTCAGAAGACATTATCTATGAGCATTGTTTCAATAGAATGCAACCAGAGGATAGAAAGTTGCTCGAATCGGTGCACGCTCCCATTAAAGGATTCACAGGCGAAAAGGTTGACCCTATTAGTTAG